The DNA segment CGCATAGAGCCTTCTGTGATGCATTGGCAGAGGAAAACTATAAAGCAAACCAGAATCTTGCTGCCACTGGAGGAATATTGCAGAGCCAAGTACAAGAACTATTCAATTCATCAACGCCCAGCTCTGACTCCTGCTCAAAGAAAAGCTCAATGATGAATCTGACAATTTCTGATGAGAACATCGATGGTTCACGGAGGCCATTATCCTTGAACTCAACTGGGATAATGGTGTCAAGCAATTTAATTCCAACACTAAATCCAAGAACATCAATAGCATGTTTTAACTCTGCAGATGGATCAAATATTTCTCCTATGGCAATGGGGTCGGCTTTTACCTCTGCAACAGCTCTGTTACAGAAAGCTGCAGAGATGGGTGCAAAGGTCAGCGATAATTCAATTGCTCCAATTCTCCTTAGGGGATTTTCTGCTAGCAGCATGAACTCATCTGGGTCAGCCCAGGAAGGTTCTTCGTTAGTTGGTTGCAATACTGCTGCCAACATGAACAGCATGTGTGTGGGAGATACAGAAACATTTGATAACAACTTCGATCCAGGATATTCAAGGAATGGTTATACCATTTCTCAAACTGGATTATTTGAGTCTACTCTCAATATGAGCTCAGAAAATCGAAATGCTTCTAACAGCCTCGGAGGAGAAGTATACATGGGAAGAGGCGAAAAAATGACTCTTGATTTCCTAGGTGTGGAACCAACTAGGCGTACAACTATGGGGAAGAAACAAAACTATGAAGGCAACATTATGGGGTTAGGATACTCAAATGTGCATAAAAACTTGAACAATTTGGATTCAGATTGGTAAACAAGGATTGCATTTGTaacgcccctcacccgtctatagtgtagtcgagcaaggtgtgctacattcgatgccaGAGCTTCCTATCCTGTCTTGcagtgtacaatattaatttaatatttatttaattatattatcgtagtaatttttttttatcacatcttattATCGTGGAGATCCAGACAtagtctcttttattttattCAGTGCATGTCGAGTTCCACATTCAGTGAATGTCGAGTTCCactgttacctgttaaaaacatttTATATCTATTTTGTATTCTCATACCTCATTTcgttgctcatatcaatttccatgcattatatcatatcatagctcatataattttcaaaaaaataaatttgatttcattcatataaattttatacattcatataaaatttgtatacaataatttacaatttatttacattcaCAAATTAATGTATATAGTTTACTTACATAtaataaccaaaatgcaaaaatctaaatatacataagccctaccaaaatgactgatgaggtgacaacctacactgtagcagatctgatcaaaatCCTGTCTAAGCTCTACTGCTGTTGTTGCCACTGTTGCTGGTACTGGTCTTTCGTACCTACGCGTAGTAAGaaccaacgcactaagcatattgcttagtggtgcataaatttgaaataaaaataactaaataattaaaatatttatttcacgtataactttataaataaatatagatttcatgagtttacagtcttttaaatgtttatagaactttgaaaataattaaattaatcagaatcttttttgttcatttattccatgttcagtcttattactcatatctgtgatatctccatgtaattatttaaaattgaagGTTTATTACTAATatatgtgcccaagtaacctataacaaactataaaaactggatacacgggagtatactagttaaacatccgtatgtctaacatgtatacatctgtcatgtcaggcataaggccaacgggcaggcataaagtcagaaataaaattaggcacaatggccaacgagcagatataaagcctgtagaacaatcatatcagacatatattgtctatcaatgattatttcagtgagcagtactgcaatctgtagtcactaattggtatatcaatcgatccaagctatatacataagtctaggtatactttgggtaaattagtattattaagcacttgtagttttattatttcatgctatatactattaagggttcataacatgttattatttcacttcatgtactatatatattttataccattttcatgtcattataatgggaacatagctcccaaatacatattcatataacttatgtatttatcactctcattattttatgtaatgtactatacatatttatagtattatattttttttatatatgatgGAAATATAGGTTTCAAGTGTATTtttatatgacttatgtgtttagcaaaccatttaggtaatttacgttttatgtatcaaataatttcaTGAACATTTCTTTAGGTTTAGAACTGGTGCCTTAACTTTATCTAtcaaattggccaagatgtggccactgtttggctacacttccttcatggaagttgttcttctatgtcttatctttgttttcctttttgaatcatgtcattggagttttagaactaaagttatgatcaaataaccacAACTAGTTCATGGTCTCTTTCTAGGTCTAGATTCAGGCAGATTCTGAAGTCcatttttccttaattatttggacatgtcaCAGTCATCTTTagacctaatgttcttcatagaagttgttaccctatgtcttataatCACTCAgaattttaaattacaatttttcaagttttgtagaattagttaTAACCAATTAACTAGCCTAGACTCAAGTACCCTATGTCtacaggattccaggttcaggtcagtggctttaactcccattttagggctcttacactcaaattttgagaaaagtttctgaatcaaagttgaagccctatctcttaggtttccagaacagtttggctcatcctatttgggatttcctagtgagAAATATGCTATAAACATTATTCTGGAGTCAAGTAATGGTTTAGTcaaattccaggttttgatgtgctGACTTTTTCAAGCAATTTGGCCTAGGTCCCTTGGGTTCTGGGTTCTGAACAaaatcaatattgtagatctatgtcttataaaaattttagcattagtttcattgcatttgcaattttgtagaccatgttatggcatttttaccaaaattggtcaGATAGGTTCAAGTCCACAATTTCTGAACAATTTGGTTCTGAACAGTTTTGTTGACCTAACTTTtgctagcaatttgatttggttagaggcagatatgggttctgtgttcttcatgaaagttgtgctcttattctaaccttttcaatggtataaaaattaggtcattctgaccttcctagagggagttatggccaattgaacaattactgttcatatggtcatttttccaagtttagattttggttacccggattcaagccaattttaggtcaggTTAAATTCAGTTTTTAGGCATggcctcttcatgaaaaatgtggcatattGTCCTAGGTTTcgtttccaattggcctcataccaattggagcaacataactcAACTTATGGCTATCTAAGCatgctggactcataggtccagaaatcctgcatgaaaacaacactcctaattttcaatttcctccaactcccatacttcaattggcatacatGGCAATTCTAAATAGCAACAAATAGTCTCAACAACACCACTTTCAAGTAGTAACACGAAAGTTCCAAAGTtaagtcaaaaccctaactcaaagtttCAATCTCAAGCATTCTTAAAGTAATTCAACTTCTAATGCATATAAGTTcatcaatcaacatcactaatccATTCAAACCTATCAAAACCATCAATTCCTCACACTTTCCATGGTTTCCGAAATTAGGGTTTTCCCTTACTCATGGTATTCATTTTTATTTCATGGAAATTTACTTCAATTTACCATACTAATCATACTTAGAGAAGGAAAGAAatgtgtttagtgcactaaccttgtttgtgtCCAACTTGGACTTGCTAAACTTCAATTCTTTCTCTTCTTATTGCTACAactagcttcctcaaggtgtgaaattaattttttgtgaaggggtttagggattttatggtggggtggcatgggaattcaagcttgaaagcttgaagaaACATGGAAGAAGGCTTCCATGGAGGTTCGACCAAGGCtcccaaaaagaagaagaagaagaccaaatgaGATAAgatgaatttaaataaaattgtcTTATGTGCATACAGGTTTTAATTTAATTGGGCTTTTAATTATGTCATCCCTAggtcatgcttacctcataattcatttaatttttttttatttctttcttttccttctcttttctcATTTGCCATAccataattcatgatttaatttattttatgtgttttaatctctctcattttaattaacatttaggtcaaaattcaaatctgggtttgaaatgaccaaaatgtccttagTTATacttatcgggttatttttggtctgtaccgattaactaattttcttgaattttctttaatatttttaatgtcatttaatcttAATAAATCCTCTAATTTAGTCCCAAAAATAATTTTCTAGGGTTTCTCGTCGGTCTAGGATTAGCAATTGTCTTCACAGTTgcttcccagtacggtcacccatcgccggaacctcgactcatttaactgagTTGTACTTCGctccttttatttttctttaattttactcagtctgtattaagttaatttatgtttcctcactctagtttgagtgtagtttcagacaacCTGACTATCCCAACAGATGTTAGTCATCGAAATAgtggaatgtacggactacctaaagtgagggcattacaggaTTAGCACAAACACATGCGGCGATCTCACAGTCGCAACTCTTTCTTAGAAAGTGAAGTTTCTGTTTTTTCAGTCATTCATAATAAATACAAGCCTGCAAAATATGCAGTATACAAAAAATTTACAGTATGCTATTTCTTGTTTACAGACAACAAATAACTACCTCTCTATAAAACTTCCATACCACCTACTTATTTTGTTAGTTGTTTCTTTTCTTAGTTAGATTTCAATGCATTATGGTTGGCGCAACATGATGTCAAGTATCCTATATAGCATGCATTGGTAAACCAGTGCATGATTCCTTGAAATGTTAATGGAGGCCTTTGAGAGAGTTTAATGACTTTGCATCATCCTGCACTCACCTTTATTTCTCTAACCTCTGATAAAGAAAGTTTTTGAATGTGTGATGTCTTTGAAATAGAAATCTCTCAGTTGCACATGTCACTAGACTAGTGGGGACATGcacaaataaatttctcaaactTGGCTAGTTTCAGCAAAGATTATCATATTAATTGGTTCCTTATTCAGTCCATCTGAAATTTCAATATCACCTAATTAGCAGTCATTAAGAAAAGAataaatttttcagaaaattAACCTAAGGTCCCTAAGGTTTGCCTTTATTCACTATTTCATCCTTGGATTTGATTAAACTACCCTTCCTTAAAATATATTCCCCTCTCCATGCCTCTTCCTTCCTCTTCCTACCTCCCTTTCTTTCCTAAGCCCACTCACCTCTCACACGCACCATCAAATGGCTTCCAAATATGCTCCTCCACCTCCCAATTCCTCAATCACACTGAATAGTAACCTAGTGCCAATCCACCATACTCCTCCATTTACATATAGGATAATTGGCCCCATCTTCATATGATAATACATATGAGAATTCTCTAAAATTCAATAAAAGTGTTGGACATTTTGATGATAAATATGGGATTATAATTAGAGAAAATCTAATTTGTGGTTGGATCTATACAGGAAGCAACCAAAGAACAAGTACGATATGGATCACAATGGTACGTGTCTAATACTGATTAGTGATTGATTTGTATAAGATGGGAACATTCTATGTAATTCGCTATAGTTAATATGAATGAAGTCTTGATTCTTCTCTCTATTCATCCCTTCCCTAAattcttttgttcttttatgtTTCTCCTCTTTTTGGTTCACTTTCTCCTTTAATTTCCCCTGCATCTCCACCATAAATAAACTTCAAAGCTAATAATCCAGCCACATTGCTATCTTTGGATCTATTCAAGTCAATAGTCAAATTTTCCCTTTACATAGCAGCGAATTCCTTGCTTGTAGGTTCTTTAACATCAATCTCATCCAAATCAATTACTTGATGCTCTTCCGCAATTTTTTCACCActttcttgcatttcatcaaaCTTCCTTGATTTTTTTTGTTCTCTTCATAGGACTAAGATAATTCTTCAACATCAACACTTTTTGCATCTTCTTTATTGAATTCAACATCTTCCTTATCTTTAACATCATTTATGATACTCACAATGAATAATGCCTTGTCACAATCATGGTTAGCAGTAAATTGCTCATCACACTACAAGCACAAGCCCTCACACTTTCTATCATTCAATTCTAAAAGGTCTTTGTGACTGAGAAAGGAACATAATCTATGGCAGAAATTTTATGCACTCAAATGGGTTTTCAGGTAAACAAATCTTAGGAGTTTTGTACAAGAGGAAATCAAGAATCAAGAAAGGTAATACTTATGCAAAAATGGTGTTTGAAAAATATTCTTGATTACTGATGGTAATGAGAGGAAAACAAAGATGAATCTTGATGTATGGATCTTCAAACTTTTTGGTAACCAAGAAAAGAAGAGAAGGAGAAAAAAATAGAGGAGAAtgaaggaaaaggaaaaacaataatggaaacaaataaaagaaaacaacaaCAATGAGTAGGAAATGTTTCAGGAAAGAAATAGAAGGATAGAAAGAAGGAAGATCAAGAGAGATTTCAGGGAGAAAAACAAGAATCTATAATTTCACTATGGCCAAGAATCAACGAAGCTCTGATACCATTGATGCAAACGAAAGGAGAAAGTAAACTAGAAAGGAGAGAAATATAGAAGAACAAAAGAACTTAGAGAAGGAAGGGATGAACAGAGAGAAGAATTAAACTTCATTCATATTAACCATATCGAATCACAGAGCATGTTTCACCTTTTATACAAATCAACCACCGATCGATATTAAAAAGTGTGAGGGCTTAGGGTCAACCTTTTTTTGTGAGACCCGACACTCAAAGTGGTGGCTCACGGAGTGGTGGCCTAGACCCATTGTGTGAGGACAGGTGGGTCTGATGTGTAGGGTGCTAGCATTGACCAACATGGCTGTGACCAACAAGGACATTGGTTCTCCAAGCGTGGGGTATTGTTCCGATCCCACATTACCTCCTCTTATAAGCTAGTTTTTAAGGGTGAGTTCTACTTAGGTGGCCTATCCTCATGTGGTGCAACCATGGTGATTTGTGGTGCTCAATGGTTCATATCAAAAGGACTCATCAATTGTCCAAGTTCAATAAGATTGTGTAAGAGGTGCCGCCATATTATGCCCCAAAATTCAAATTGAATGGATAGGTTAACTATGCGTCCACGCCCAAAAACCCAAGTCCATGGCTTGGGTCAAGCAGATTCGGTATAGCATGGCTTGCTCGCCAATGGTCAGGGTAGGGTCTTGACTAGCTATTGGCTCAAGCTTGACAACACTTAGAAGGCTCAACTTGAACATCCAATGGCTTGGAACCCACATGGCTTGATAAGTCAAAATAAGGCTCTCTAACTTGACTTAAGATTTTCTCGCCTACAATCTCGCGATACCTTATCCCACCAGGTCCAAATTATTTGGGATCACTAAGAAAGGTGTGTAACCACTTCCAACAGTCCATAATGGCTTTATATATATTGCACCATAGCACTGGTACTAGGTTCACTTATCTACTTCACTAAATACTTAACCCTCATTTTACAAGTTCTCAAGCTATTAAACACTTTACTGACTTAAACATCGGAATGGCTACTCTTAGCCACCAATCTCACTCATTTCTTCTTTGTAGGATCCAAGCATTGACCCAAAGGACTCACAACAGCATTAGGTAACAATAGTTTGATCCTATTCCACTTTAGCTTTTTGGTCAATCCTAACAAAAACCCGCCAGATTACCAAAGTTGGGTTGACCATTATAGCTCTGTGATTACCGATGATGAACATGGATTCATATAATTACTCTATAATCCCAACACTAATAGGTTTAACTCTTGGAATTCCTATAATTCATTgatttataatcttattgattGTAATCTTCATTGTAATTTTGATTCCTGAATCTTGATTGTAATTTTGATTCCTGaaatttcaagaatttcttgATTTGTAATTTTTTCGATTCTAATCTCACCAATTGTAATTTAATTCATGAAAATTTCGAAACTTGTTGATTTTGATTCATTGTTTACTGAATTTATTGATTTTGCATTTGTTTGTTGCTTTTGTTGTTGAGTTTGGATTTGTTTAGGAGAGAGAGAAATAGAGAAGATAGAAATGGAGAAGGGTTATGAAGAAAGAAAGGGGGGGGGTGGTGGGGGGTGTGTGTTATAGAAAGGGGAAGAGAGACTGAAAGAGAGAAATGCAGAATAAAGAAAGAGGAACAAAAATgataagaaggagagagagaaatGCATGGGACAGAAAGAAGGATATAGAAATGATAAAGAGATATAAGCGATTAGGGTAAGAGGGAAATATGAACTTTTCTATTACAATTGATCaccttttataaaaataataataaaaaaattatatggaCTATTTAGTTGACAGAAAAATAGTTAAGaaactttttataattattgaaatttaggTACAAAATAACAAATAATAAATTCTATGGTGATTCaccctaaatttttttaatatcaacCACAAAACCATATCAAAGAAAATATAAGGGATGAGCACTGAAAacttaaaaataacaaaaagaagCAGTTTTGAAATTTCACCACCCATCGAAAACTCCCTCCAAGTGTCTGTTCTATTAGTAAGGAATTAGTTAGAGTTCAATATAAGAGGCTAATAGCATCATCTGCACATTGCTAACATTATTGAATCGACTAATAAGTATTAACAGCCAACTAAATTTCCTGAAAATtgaacacataatagcacaacattCCCAAAATAACACAGTTTGATTTACATTATGTAACCCTTCATACCTAATCAAGCACGAGAATGCCTTTCCTTTTTCTCTTAGAGAAATGTGAAGCATATAACATCCCTTTCATCCTTCCAGTTGAATGGCATGTCAACGGCCAGTTCCAACTAGCCCAGACCCAGTAAGAGAATGTCATATGGCTTTGGCCTTTGAGATATGAATGCTTTCCTCCCGCATAATTTACACAgtacaaacaactttaatgatCTCGAGAAATTTTCTATCTCTTAAGCCATGCTCCAATTCAAGCTCAGCAGCCAACATTTGTATATCAGGTGTTATTCAAGCTCAGCAGCCAACATTTGTATATCAGGTGTTAACTCCCAGATGGCCTTATGATCCTGATTTGTGTGTCTTGGTTGGGTCCCGCAACTGTCCAATCCACCGACACTGTAAATATGGTTTTGCATTTCTTCAAAATCCTCATCAGCAACAGCTTGCCGTTTTGCCACTTCTACATCAAAGCTAGTTTTGGTTATATCTGAGCTCAAGGAATGCCCCACTGACATTGAAGTGGCATTAAGTTAATATGAGTCCCCCTTGATCTTTTCCCTGAAACTGTTCTTTGATTTGGGAACTTCTGAGAAAAAAATATCTATAAAATTATTCACACAACCAAGGTTATAAGGATTCATCTTTCCATCATGACGATATCGGAAATTCTCATACGTTGTCTGCACAAACAATAAGAGGCTTACAATAAAAGGCTTACAATAATGGAGTACAACATCTTGAACAACAGACAGCATAAGGATGAAGAAAATATCAGAACCTGATTGGTGC comes from the Hevea brasiliensis isolate MT/VB/25A 57/8 chromosome 5, ASM3005281v1, whole genome shotgun sequence genome and includes:
- the LOC110664958 gene encoding zinc finger protein GAI-ASSOCIATED FACTOR 1-like, producing the protein MSNVAPEFEDEEQFQCTVVSQSSNGSPNPTENDPDAEVVALSPRTLMATNRYICEVCHKGFQRDQNLQLHRRGHNLPWKLKQRPNTQVKKRVYVCPEPTCVHHDPSRALGDLTGIKKHFCRKHGEKKWKCDKCSKRYAVQSDWKAHTKICGTREYRCDCGTIFSRKDSFVTHRAFCDALAEENYKANQNLAATGGILQSQVQELFNSSTPSSDSCSKKSSMMNLTISDENIDGSRRPLSLNSTGIMVSSNLIPTLNPRTSIACFNSADGSNISPMAMGSAFTSATALLQKAAEMGAKVSDNSIAPILLRGFSASSMNSSGSAQEGSSLVGCNTAANMNSMCVGDTETFDNNFDPGYSRNGYTISQTGLFESTLNMSSENRNASNSLGGEVYMGRGEKMTLDFLGVEPTRRTTMGKKQNYEGNIMGLGYSNVHKNLNNLDSDW